One window of the Pieris brassicae chromosome 2, ilPieBrab1.1, whole genome shotgun sequence genome contains the following:
- the LOC123719932 gene encoding uncharacterized protein LOC123719932, translating to MLPLLMFLFVTSTLADDCSHKFHRMNYSRSAILTIKGLPTNLEFNSQTKDLYFTLIDMETLQNDEVQTKMDQYILRNGEPIKIENVNGQAAAVDYDNDKVYIASDDGLHILNKTGRAHFVAMKDEDIVQLFKPRHSDNIYAVFYPNNEVFKFNLTSNEKERVENVPCAYILAVDGDDNIYYECESKYVRVLLKGFQESIEFMGIPKNSARAITTNDDSDVVLAANDGLYWLRADNIIPKKMMDLDYIPAGIAFNGDTFYISTTDVIYKYEMCQ from the coding sequence ATGCTGCCTCTACTTATGTTCCTGTTTGTCACATCAACACTAGCCGATGACTGCTCACATAAATTTCATCGAATGAACTATTCCAGATCGGCAATACTAACGATAAAAGGTTTACCTACAAACCTTGAATTTAATTCTCAAACAAAAGATCTATATTTCACGTTAATTGATATGGAAACTCTACAAAACGATGAAGTACAGACCAAAATGgatcaatatattttacgaaATGGTGAAccaataaaaattgaaaatgtcAACGGTCAAGCCGCAGCTGTAGATTACGATAACGACAAAGTATACATTGCTAGTGATGATGGACtgcatattttaaacaaaacggGTAGAGCCCACTTTGTAGCGATGAAAGATGAGGACATTGTCCAGCTGTTTAAACCACGACATTCAGATAATATCTATGCGGTGTTCTACCCTAACAACGAAGTTTTCAAGTTTAACTTAACTAGTAACGAAAAGGAAAGGGTTGAAAATGTCCCATGTGCTTACATATTAGCAGTAGATGGTGACGATAATATTTACTATGAATGTGAGTCTAAGTACGTGAGAGTTTTGTTGAAAGGTTTTCAAGAATCTATAGAATTCATGGGCATACCAAAGAACTCTGCTCGGGCAATAACTACTAACGATGACAGCGATGTCGTGTTAGCAGCAAACGATGGATTGTATTGGTTAAGAGCGGATAATATAATTCCTAAGAAAATGATGGATTTAGACTACATTCCGGCTGGTATAGCCTTTAACGGTGACACCTTTTATATATCAACGACTGAcgtgatttataaatatgaaatgtgccaataa
- the LOC123720177 gene encoding uncharacterized protein LOC123720177, whose translation MKLLKYGLSIVLFALLASIYAEKCERIKIGNEYYKRHLIAAIDGYPTGMVIDPRTDNIFFLLHKRNYTKGIHILKHGSLGIKELPVADDYIGQCIGIDVANNIIYIGTNQGLVTYDYSRPDISVERPIGDDDIRSIFIDKTDNQMYITTGHNHEIFKFVNGSAAVKRYDKIPKAYNFVLDGKGNDFYEYVDGRLYFFPIDLYEPIQYKGFSRELKYILKLNNHDEAIVAVKGSLFRLFTRSILPVKIGQLGFKITGLAFDNKNNIIIGTRGKIYRYKPIDTNDPCPPDDYFMTSI comes from the coding sequence atgaaattgttaaaatatggaCTATCAATCGTATTGTTTGCTCTATTGGCTTCAATTTATGCTGAAAAATGTGAAAGGATCAAGATTggtaatgaatattataaacgtCACCTTATTGCAGCCATTGACGGCTACCCCACAGGGATGGTCATAGATCCAAGAACAGATAATATATTCTTCCTACTTCATAAACGGAACTACACAAAAGGAATTCACATTTTGAAACACGGATCTTTAGGAATCAAAGAGCTTCCAGTGGCCGATGATTATATTGGTCAATGTATTGGTATAGATGTGgctaacaatataatttatataggaaCGAATCAAGGTTTAGTTACTTATGACTATTCAAGGCCGGATATAAGTGTGGAACGACCAATCGGTGATGACGACATCAGGAGTATATTTATAGACAAAACAGATAATCAGATGTATATTACAACGGGCCATAATCATGAAATATTCAAGTTTGTTAATGGCTCGGCCGCTGTTAAAAGATACGATAAGATTCCGAAAGCTTACAACTTTGTATTAGACGGTAAAGGGAATGATTTTTACGAATACGTTGACGGGAGATTGTATTTCTTTCCAATAGATTTGTATGAACCAATACAGTACAAAGGTTTCTCTAGGGAgctgaaatatatattgaaactaAATAACCACGACGAAGCCATTGTAGCAGTAAAGGGATCTTTATTTAGATTGTTTACCAGAAGTATTTTACCAGTCAAGATAGGACAATTGGGCTTCAAAATTACAGGTTTAGCttttgataacaaaaataatatcattatagGCACAAGAGGAAAGATTTACAGATACAAACCTATAGATACTAATGACCCATGTCCTCCTGATGACTATTTTATGACCAGTATATAA
- the LOC123720308 gene encoding uncharacterized protein LOC123720308: MAHSRGNLASALILFTLQIATPAKNNARPVYEVINEQARMDDIRLSSAPAILPYGNPLAGNSAQNARLHASNQQAMFNAERIRQHKAQLQRLTQGPPLIDSYMKAYHESQESHQQALEEQQATVQDVETTTPVTSHRIRGRPSQNRQRTSNPDRSGIQRQEFKSRTISVEPEKLTRGVNERSRNHRSYSSMEYEQYLQSKLPLAYVTATGLDQSVTITSNGNAGITKEQNTESSNLPTTSSSKYLPKAYHSVKGINALELILKKEPKDQLTEFQTLLNGDKSQDNFQYSLKDPSEYHDPRSYNDPAVVESAPVEQTPSTYASDFNVRDHTPITEEIDDIENPTPYQNTFVIPQVTTIAPQSTVTKSYYKIEVASQTIGSTLNPNKFNEELTLNQDEDSNHDNIGESYINYPDGIQHLAEDGTGVSAYGDENLHYAANYEFGYRVRDPASGNYFGQYETKAGEKTSGHYHVLLPDGRMQKVQYSAGPSGYHADISYDHLAS; the protein is encoded by the exons ATGGCGCATTCACGAGGCAATTTGGCCTCAGCCTTGATTTTATTCACATTACAAATTGCCACGCCGGCTAAAAATAATGCCAGACCTGTCTACGAAGTAATAAATGAACAAGCTAGAATGGATGACATACGATTGTCTAGTGCCCCTGCTATTCTTCCTTATGGCAATCCTTTAGCTGGTAATTCTGCGCAAAATGCAAGACTACATGCTAGCAACCAGCAAGCCATGTTCAACGCAGAAAGAATACGGCAACATAAAGCACAACTTCAAAGACTAACACAAGGTCCACCACTAATAGATAGCTATATGAAAGCCTATCATGAATCACAAGAAAGTCATCAACAAGCATTAGAAGAACAGCAAGCTACAGTACAAGACGTAGAAACAACAACTCCAGTAACTAGCCATAGAATTAGAGGTAGGCCTTCACAAAATAGGCAAAGAACGAGCAATCCTGACAGAAGTGGAATTCAGAGACAAGAATTTAAAAGCAGGACAATAAGTGTAGAGCCAGAAAAACTAACTAGAGGTGTAAACGAAAGAAGTAGAAACCATAGATCGTATAGCTCTATGGAATATGAACAATACTTACAATCGAAACTTCCACTTGCTTATGTGACAGCAACCGGTCTGGATCAAAGTGTAACAATAACATCAAATGGGAATGCTGGAATAACAAAAGAACAAAACACAGAGTCGAGTAACCTACCTACAACGAGCTCAAGTAAATATCTTCCAAAAGCCTATCATTCCGTGAAAGGAATAAATGCACTAGAATTGATACTTAAAAAAGAACCTAAAGATCAATTAACTGAATTTCAAACATTGCTTAATGGAGACAAAAGTCAAGATAACTttcaatattcattaaaagatCCATCTGAGTACCACGATCCAAGAAGTTACAATGATCCAGCAGTTGTGGAGTCTGCTCCAGTTGAGCAGACTCCAAGCACATATGCCAGTGATTTTAATGTAAGAGATCACACTCCTATTACAGAAGAAATTGATGATATTGAAAACCCTACGCCATACCAAAACACCTTTGTAATACCTCAAGTAACTACTATAGCACCTCAATCAACGGTCACTAAGAGTTATTACAAAATTGAAGTAGCTAGTCAAACTATTGGTAGCACTTTAAACCCAAACAAGTTCAATGAAGAATTAACTCTTAATCAAGATGAAGATAGTAATCATGACAATATTGgtgaaagttatattaattacccTGACGGTATTCAACATTTAGCAGAAGATGGGACTGGTGTATCAGCGTATGGTGATGAaaat ttgCACTACGCAGCGAACTACGAGTTCGGTTATAGGGTAAGAGACCCAGCCAGTGGTAACTACTTCGGCCAATACGAAACAAAGGCAGGCGAGAAAACCAGTGGACATTATCATGTATTGCTTCCCGATGGAAGAATGCAGAAGGTGCAGTACTCCGCGGGACCGAGCGGTTACCACGCAGACATAAGTTACGATCACTTGGCAAGCTAA